cTGCTGCACAGCCAGGCTCCCCACGTCCCTGCCCTGGGTACCTTCACGAGCCTGCAGCGCAGGTAACTGCTGAGCACGTAGCGGATCCTCTCCATCTCCATGCGGTGAACACTGACCTTCAGGTCTCCTCTCTTTGCCCGTTTCAGGTTTGCCTCCTGCAAGGAAAGGCACTGAGAAATTAGATGTCTGAAACCCCAACAAGGGTTTTGTACACAGGATGCACAAAACCAGCTCTGTGGCTGTTTCCTTGCAGTGTTTCCTTCGATCTCTCACTCCCCTCCAAGAGAAGCTCGAGGAGGATTCTCAGAACAACCTGATCtcagggacagagcaggagcCAGTCCTGGCAGTCCTGGCAATCCCAGAGGAACCCAGCGTGTACTTGCCAGGCCAGGCACCAGGGCCCTGCCGGTACCGCCCCGCGGAACCCACCATGTGGTCCAGCTGCTCCACCACACACTCAATGATCTCGGGtttgctctccagcagctctggggcaaATTTTTCATTCAGCCAGGCCTGAAAGAAGCAAGACTGTAAGAAGCGTGGAACGCGCCTGCCATACTCCCCAGCCCCCCGAATCTCGTCCCGCCCCACCGCCTCCGGGAGCCCAGCGGGACcggcaccccccacccccctcatCCGCCGGGCAGCCCGCGGCTTTGCTTCCCGTCACCCCGCCGCGCTGCCCAGCAAACCCCACCTGCTCCAGGCTGCGGATGAGCTGCGCCGGCGTGAGCACCAGCTCCTCGCTGCCGCCGTCCGAGTCCGCCTCGGCCTCCGTCCCcgtcccggtcccggtccccgtcccggtcccggtccccatccccatccccatccccatccccgtCCCAtcgccgcccgccgccgccatcCCGCCTCGGCTCAGGGCGCAGTCGTGGCGTCATCGCCGAGCGCCCGGCGCAGCCTGGTGACGTCACTGCCTCACCCTGAGGGAAATGGCGGCGATCGGCGGAGCAGCGCGGGAGCCCCGGGAGGCACCGAGGGGCGGGAAAGGGACAAAGTGCGGGAGCCCCGGGAGGAACCGAGGGGCGGGAAAGGGACAAAGCGGCCCCGGATCCGCCGCGCAGCAAAGTACGAGACAGACAACGGTGTAAGAAAAGATTTACTGATCCGTTAGAACTTCCGCCAATATTGCAACAGATGTGAAAGGCAAACACTGTTacagtttagaaaaaaacctaaagatttatacagtgaaaatattaaacaaaagaaagaaagaaaaaaaaaatcagtggctGAGTAATAAGCCTGGAATTTGAGATCCAGATTAGCACCTACAGCTCCACCCGCAGCCAGAGCACTGTGCCTGCTCCTGTGAGTCCTAAATGCCCAAATTCCTTCTACAATTGGACAGCAAGACTCCAAACCCAGACCAGGACATCCTTGTTTTGATAAGGGAAAAGTACAAGAGAGAAATATTAAGCCAGCTTGGTTTGTGGGGACTTCACTGTTGCAGGAACTGCTGAGGAAATGCTGATGAGTGGGGGACACTAAATAATGCACTGCTCTGCTCCGTGTGTGCCAGCAGAGAAATAAGAAATCACCTTACACAACATCTTAACAGTTTGCcaaatcagtttttttcttataaattgTATATAATAAATCCATAAAGAAACAGTTTTACACTTCACATATTAACCAGAGTAGGGTAGGAATTGTTGTGTTTATTGGTTCAGCATCCATTTTATTGTACTTACTGTTTCATGAACAAACAGACTCCCCTCTTCTGGTGAGCATGGACAGAAGCAACAGCACAGACACAGTAGTAGAAAAAACACCAGTATTAAAGTCCAGCTGTTCCTCTCCTTTCTAGGAACAgccaaaaacatttttttaaaaaatgtcacaCTTTGCCTTCTGGTTTTCCATGAGAATCAGCAGAGGGAATGCAAGAGGCTCATGGCCTTGAGTCACTTCTCAGCAGGCAGAGGCACTGGGGATCCCCTCACTCCAACAGGGActggagagaaggggaaaagtcCCAAGTCTGCCTGGGCTGATGCACGGGGGAGGAACAGCCCTGTGCTTACATGACTGAAATCAGAGTGCTGCTGGGCCAAGTGGCCTCTTTCTTCCAGAAGAGAATGCAGCTTTAccacttctgcttttccttgaaaaagaaaccaaccaaccaaccaactaaaAAGTGATCTCATTGCTTAGAAGTTTGCCAGAAAATGGATGCTGACCAGCTGGGTCAACCCCTGGGGAGCAGTTTTAGGAAGTTAGTCCTTGTCATAGATGGCACCATGGAtctggcagcagagaggaatgATGCTCTAAAGTAGGAGGTAGGGGAACAGCAAGTCCACTGTCTGCTGGAAAGGAAGGTTCAGAGTATTAGAAACTATTACTAAATAAAACCAACAGGACCTTATGACACAAAGGCTGcatgagtaaaaaaaaattttctacagaacagagaaaaattctgGACATCATAAAACACAAGTAAGATTTATGCAGATTTGCAGTCAAGACCTGTAATTCTTTAAAGATAAATCCAGTGTCATTTGATCTCTATGAACATCCAGTGGCACAACACCAAATATTGGTGTTTCTACTTATTCTGGAAATCCAGTGCACCCCAGATTTATGTGGCTGGCCTGGGATTACCTCCAGCTGTGGGGAAATGGTGTCTGACAGGACTGGGGAGATGGATCCAGTGCAGGGTGAACACCCACCCACCTGAAACTCCTCAGTTTTATCTTCCACTGCTCATACCTCTGTCTTCATAAATGGTGATTTCAATCTGCACAGAAAAGTTGTTAGGGAGACATACTATAAAAAGgttatgaaaacaaacaaaaacggcaaaaaaaaatattaatgttttagaagctttgttttttcctcctcacacCTGTGGtttcagggcacaggggagcaGTGCACCAGGGCAGTCTCAGAGGGCAGCCTCACACACTCTGTGTTCATTGCTGATGTGCCCAAACTTGGAGTGCTAAACTCTGACCAGAGATGGCAGAGCCAGCAGTGGCCAGAGCCACGTGTCCTGCTGTGCCCCAGAGCCAGGGCCTCTCCTGGTCTGTTCACCCAGGGAGGCCCAGAAGGATACAACTCGCAGCCCTCTCTCGATGGGGTCTGTCAGCAGGAGGCCCTGAGGAGCATAAACCTTCTCATTCTGTTCCTGAATGAACTTGGCAATTTTCTTTAGAACCTGgaaacagaagcacagaagtCTCAGTTCCAGCTGCagaccccagcagcagccccagagagcacaaaggggcagagctgcacagCAGGTGACTCAGTGCCTCCCACAGACTGACAACAAGTGTCACTGCTCTGCCACAACCCCCGGAGCCTGGGTGCTGTCTGTAGGACAAACTCCTACCAGGACCCAGCCCTCTGAAGCCCCCGAGCCACAgcaacacccccaccccccagttCACCTTCTCATAGTGTGTCTCCATGCACAAGAAGATGGTGTAGGCAGTCAGGCAGGCCAGGCACCCCTCCAGGTAGGACTGGCCCCCAAGCTTCTCAGCTTCTGCATAGAGGTTGTTGAGTGTCCTCACAGTCTCCTCAAACTGCTGCCTGTCAATCTGCAAGAGAACTCAGCTTTACCTGGGAACAAAACCTACACTTTTACCTGAGACACAAGTTAATCCCCTCGGTGCCCAGCTGGCCTTGGCAGggccttgtttttaaaagcaagatctgTACTTTTAATTATCCTCAAGGCAGAAGATGTTCACACTGCTGCAGTGGAGAGTTACAGGaattaatcctgtcaggatTAACCCTGCCAGggtctttctctgtttcctctcctgccctgcactCTGCAGAGCTCCCTCTGACATCCACCTCACTCCCTTCCTGACTGCACCTCCACACTTGGCAGTCCCCACGTTCAGAGACAAAGCCTGAAGGGCACCCgaggagcagccctggagctCTTTGTTAGACTTCTGCCCAGTGATGAGATTCAGTGTCTGAATCCCAACATAAGGTGAACACAAGTGAGAATAACATAGTAACTAAACAAAGGTGCAATtcaacaggaaaaaggaaaaaaaaaaagccaaaaaacctaATTGCCAAACGAGGAGTAGACAGAGCAGTCAGGGAAGGGAATGGCAGAGCTCTCACCACCAGCCCCACTGCTCAGACAGgcaatgagaaacaaaacaaataagggaggaagagaagtgTGGTGAGCGAGCAAGAAGGCGCCAGCAAGAGGAGTTTGTTTTGCATTTGGCTGAAGCTGTTCCACAGGATGAAATTTCTCGAGAGGGCCCCTGGGAGGTGTTTGGGCAGAGCTGGATCTCTGCACCAGAACCGCCCcgggcagggcagagccagggacagGGCCTGTGCTGCACTAACACCCCCACTCCATGAACCAAGAGAAGcatttaaactatttttcctgcagcttttcacCGCGAACCGGAAGGATTTTCCCATCGCTGCCGCTCGGAAACACAATCGGGACAACAAACACCGTTTTTCtgccaagaaataaaataaacatcacCCAAAGCAGGGTGACCGCCTGGCCCCTCCCGCACCGCGCACAGACTGTGAGAAGAGACAGGATCAGAAAGCGCCGGCAGCCTCACGGGCAGTCCCACGGGCTCCGGCAGTGCCCCCGGGCCGGGCGGGCCCGCCGGCACCTACCGGCGGCTCCGGTCCAGCTGCGGGGATGTGCGGGGAATCCCCCGCCCGCCCCACAGGCGCCGCCGGTCTGTCCGGTCACCCGTGAACGCCCGCCGGACGCGGCCCTGCCCCGCCGCGCACAGCCCGAGCCGCGGCTCCCGGCGAGAGCGGCACCGGCCCGGGCAGCCCCGGGGGCCGTGAGCGGGCCCGCCCCGCTTTACCCTGTTCTCCAGCTCGGCCGGGAACTTGCTCTGGAACTGGCAGCGCGTCCCGCCGCTGTAGTCCCGCTGGATGAAGACTTTTCCCGACACCGGCGCCTGCTGCGGCCTCATCGCTCCGCTCGGCTCCGGGGCAGCCGCTGCCCTGCGGCTCCGGCCAAAGCGTCGCCGCCGTTCCGGGCGCGGAAAGGGCGGAAGTGCCGCCCTGCGCATGCGCCGCAGCCTCTCTCGCACGCAATGCGCAGGCGCGTCCCCGCCCCCGTCCCTCAGTGGCAGACCCAGCGCATGCGTGACCGGCGCTCGCCTCCCATTGGCCACTCCTTCCCCCAATGCAAGCGGCGCTGGACCCAGTACGGCCCCGAACTTCCGGGCCCCTCCGAACCTCTCCGAACCCCCCCGATCCCCTCCGAACCCCCCCGATCCCCTCCGAACCCCCCCGATCCCCTCCGAGCCCCTCCGATCCCCTCCGATCACGGTGTTATTGTCCCGTTGTTCATGTCTTGGTGTTCATGTCCCCGTGTTCGTGTCCCCGTGTTCGTGTCCCGGTGTTCTTGTCCCGGTGTTCATGTCCCAGTGTTCGTGTCCCGATGTTCGTGTCCCGGTGTTCATGTCCCGGTGTTCATGTCCCGATGTTCATGTCCCCGTGTTCATGTCCCCGTGTTCATGTCCCGGTGTTCATGTCCCCGTGTTCATGTCCCGGTGTTCATGTCCCCGTGTTCATGTCCCGGTGTTACTGTCCCGGTGTTCATGTCCCAGTGTTCGTGTCCCAGTGTTCGTGTCCCGGTGTTCTTGTCCCGGTGTTCATGTCCCAGTGTTCGTGTCCCGATGTTCATGTCCCCGTGTTCATGTCCCGATGTTCGTGTCCCGGTGTTCATGTCCCCGTGTTCATGTCCCCGTGTTCATGTCCCGGTGTTACTGTCCCGGTGTTCATGTCCCGGTGTTCATGTCCCGATGTTCGTGTCCCCGTGTTCATGTCCCAGTGTTCATGTCCCGGTGTTCATGTCCCGATGTTACTGTCCCGGTGTTACTGTCCCGGTGTTCGTGTCCCGGTGTTATTGTCCCCGTGTTCATGTCCCCGTGTTCGTGTCCCCGTGTTCGTGTCCCCGTGTTCGTGTCCCGGTGTTCATGTCCCGATGTTCATGTCCCGGTGTTCGTGTCCCGGTGTTCATGTCCCGGTGTTCATTTCCTCCCCGGTCCGTCGGGAGCCGCGGGCGGTGGGAGCGATGCCGCCCCCTCAGCCTTCATTCCCAGAGGATTTTGCGGGTAAACGCGATAATTCCCAGGCCCCTCGACCTCTGACCTTGCTGAAGGCACAGGCGAGGTCCCAGGGCACGAAGTTTGAGGAGAACCTGAAACCCAAAGAGGGACCCAGTCCGAGGAGGATTTTGCCTAAATGGCCTCTGGATCCAATGACGttgctttaaaacattttaaatttaaacctAAGGTGGAAAGCTTGTGTTCAGCAGAGCAAAACCTCCCCGAGAAGCGGCAGCGCcctgccaggcagagcaggatggAGGGGAACGGGGCAGTAACAGGAGGGATTCCTGGTGTCTGTGGGAAGCTGTGCCCATGGGGttgggaaaagcaaacaaattatgGCACAATCGCTGAGCACAGTCCCCAGCGAGCATTTTCTGGGGTCACACTGTAAAGAATAAAGGTTTAAAATTGTAATGTATTGTTTTGTTGGGTGTATCTTTCTCCGGAGTGTTCGATTTAATAATGTTTGCAATAATATGGTTAAGGTTTTGCTTAGGCTGTTTGTTGAAATAGCATGTTCTATCCTGTTATTCTAAAGTGTATGTTTAAACGTACTCATAAAGaggaaaagtcagaaaaataagaagaggGGGCTGACTGCAAAAGCCACGAGGAAGATGTAACCATTGGCCAATTCCCTCAGCAACAGGACAAAGCCCACGAAACAAGAACCAATGATAAAATGATAAGAGACTGAGGGGAAGGGGGTGACAAAAGGTAAAAAAGACCTGGTTTTACCTCACTGAACTTGCGAGCCAACTGGTAGAGCTGCGACTCCCCGGCcgcccagcgcgctgctttGCTTGTATCTCTCTCAGTAAAAAGTTTTATTGTTGATACATCCAGTCAGTCTGTTTAACAACACATGAGAGAGTCGGAGCAAAGCTTCCTGCAAAGGCTGCCAGCGAGCTGCTCAGTGTTAATTAACACAGAGCTTCTGAAGAGGGACTGCAGAAGCTGCAGATCCAGGGGAAGTGAAGTCCCAGGGAGGAATGAACCCCAGAGTGCCCCGGGCTGGGTCAGTGTCTGACCAGACTGAGGGACCTGACCTGCTCCCTGTCACCCTGAGCCAGGAATTGTCCCACTCCAAGGCACGATGGTTCTCACAGAGAGCCAGAACCAACCCGATGCCCACGTCCTCCCTGGCTGGGATTCTGGCTGTCACCCCTCACTCTGCAGTGTGTTCTGTGGGTCAGGGAGCACCCACTGCCTGTGCCCTCCGTGCTCTTGCTGTGTCTTGGACAGATTACTTCTTCCTAAACCTCTTTTCTTGTGTGGGAGGATGACCGAGTTCCCAGCCGTGGGACACTGacccagggagcagccagcactgctgccccgGGATCTCCTGCTGGCTCAGCACGGTCTGGCTTcgccccagtgctcccagtgtCCCTCTGCCCCGGGACTGGCACGTCAGGAGGAGGTGAGCCAAGGTCCTTGGCTGCCTTAGCTGATGGGAGGCTCTGTGAGTAGCTCTCAGTTATTACAAATTATTGGAAATTATTACAAATCGGGaaataagtattaaaaaagCGGTGCTTCCACACTCCCACCCTCACCTCGTGAGCCCCTCGAGCTGTGTCCATGGGAGATGGATTTGGCACAGCCCAGCCTGCAAGGGTCCTGTGGCAGAGCAGGTCTGGAGCGTGTTCTGCTGCTCTGGACGGGTGGGAGCCAAGAGTTTATTGTGAATTGTTGGTGCACTTGTTGGCACATCTGCAAATGTGCACGGAGCCAAGTGCCACAAATGCAGAAATGAGCTGAGCCACCTCTCTTGAGGAAGTGCTCTGTCTTCATTACTTCTTGGCATCATCCTGCTTGAAGCacttcctgttttcttctgaatctttttcattcttgctCAGAAAAGGATTATGAAATTTTACAATGAGGTAATAAAGTgctattatttattaaataagaaAGCCTTGTAAAAAATAGGAGAATTCAATCCAGATGCAATCTATTGCAAGGGCATTTGAAATTCCAGATGTTTGTAGTAAAATACGGTCTCTAATTCATGCTCTTTGAGACAAAAAGTGCTCCTGGCTGGGCACCCTGGCCCAGCTCAGTGTGGCTGTGCCTCCTCCCACAGGCTGGCCCAGGAtcaggagcagccctggtgtCTAACTGTAAAATTCAACATCCCCCTTGGTTGTCCCCATGTGAGGGCTGggacagcctgggctgcacaggCTCCGGCTTGGGGAGACTTTTTCCAGATCTGCTGCCCAGGCAGTGTCCAGCACCAGCTGGCTCAGCTGGTCCAAGGGCTGGTGAGCCTATGGATCACCCCTCTCCCACAGCCTGTCAGTGTTTCTAGAGGCAGCAGGCTTctgataaaaacaaacaaaaatgtataTACACTGAGGTCAGCTGGAAGCAGAAGGTAGATGAAATCAGGCTTTAATGGAAGCAGCCCCATCACTCCTCATCTCCCAGTTTCCAGGCTGGGAGACCAGAAGTGTTGGTGTAGGAGTCATGTGTGGGCTCTCTGATTTGTAAGGGTTCAATATCCTTACATCCCACCCAGAGCTGAGCCCAATGAATCATTTGTTGTCACCCGCACCACAGTTCAACAAGGAAGAAATAAACATAAGAATGATTTatttaggttatttttttacagaatataATATGCAGCCTCCACGTCCGCCTCTagacaaaagcagcagttttgcAATCACCCAATATGTTGAGCAGTGCTGTCACTGTCCCCAGCTGCATGCTCCAGGGACACATCTGTGATGTTTGGCTCCCCAGAAAGTCTCCAGGGCCTGGCAGAGACTGAGATCTGCTGCCACCTGGGGAAGGGACACCCTGATCCCCTCTGGAGGGAAGCCAGGACAAATGGTGGAACCTGGGTATTGGGCTGGTGCTGATCCTGCctcaccctcctgcccctcacCTCCTTCCGCAGGAACAGCCTGAACTAATTAACCCTCTAGCACTTCATAATGAAGACTAATAAACACCTAATGGGTTTGCTTGAACAAACAACCTCAGCACAGGCCATAGGAAACCCCCAGTCCTGCAGAGCCAGAgatcccccagccccatccctccagTGCCTCAGGTATTGTCTCCTCTTTGGGGACCTGGGTTAGAAACGTGGTGAAAACAAGTGGGGCTTGTTCTTCCTGCAGaccctgccagcagcatcctgtcCCCTGTGTCACAGCGtgcctgctggagctgggtTTGTGCAATATCACAGCCCGTGCTCTGAGGGAAGCACACTCAGAAATATTCTGCTTCAAATATTGTACCAGATGGGCTGTGTTTTCCTAGCCTCTAGCTGGTTCCAATGTGCAAACAGTTAAGATCATAATGTTAACATTTTCTCAGATGTTTTATGTGCATATAAAATATTCTCAAAGAATGTGCTTTTGAATGCAAGGTTTTATCCTATTACAGTTTTACTagaatttataaaaacattaaaaatatgtttccagGGTCTGTGAGATGCTGCTGGCCTTTGGAGTAAACTCTGCAGCTCTTGCAGTGGAATATAATTGCTACTACATGGGAGATGTCTCTGCAGTTTTTATGATCAGGTAAATGCCCCAATTCTGCAGTCCCATATCTGTCACCTGGTTAACAAAGGGGCA
The Heliangelus exortis chromosome 30, bHelExo1.hap1, whole genome shotgun sequence DNA segment above includes these coding regions:
- the GINS4 gene encoding DNA replication complex GINS protein SLD5 isoform X1, which codes for MAAAGGDGTGMGMGMGMGTGTGTGTGTGTGTEAEADSDGGSEELVLTPAQLIRSLEQAWLNEKFAPELLESKPEIIECVVEQLDHMEANLKRAKRGDLKVSVHRMEMERIRYVLSSYLRCRLVKIEKFFPHVLEKEKSRAEGEPSILSPEEFAFAKEYMANTETYLKNVALKHMPPNLQKVSLLKSIPKPNLDSFVFLRVLERQENILVEPEMDEQGDYTIDLEEGSQHLIRYRAIAPLVASGAVQLI
- the GOLGA7 gene encoding golgin subfamily A member 7, encoding MRPQQAPVSGKVFIQRDYSGGTRCQFQSKFPAELENRIDRQQFEETVRTLNNLYAEAEKLGGQSYLEGCLACLTAYTIFLCMETHYEKVLKKIAKFIQEQNEKVYAPQGLLLTDPIERGLRVIEITIYEDRGMSSGR